The Desulfuromonadales bacterium genome segment TGCCCTGGGTGAAGATCTGGGCGCCCAGGATGTTGATGCCGTTGGCGGCCATCACCCCGGTAATCTTCGAGAAGAGGCCCGGGATATCGAGAGTCGAGATGGTCAGCTGACTGTAATGCCCCTGGGGCTCATGCTCGATTTTCATCACCAGGGTCTTCTCGCCGCGACTGAGCAGAACCCGGACGTGCTCAACGATTTCCGCCGAACGATGAGAGAGCAGGTAACGGGTTCCCATGGTCTTGAGAACCTCCTTGACCGTACGCTCGCCGAACTCTTCCTCCAGCAGCTCGACCACCTTGCGCTTGCGGTTGCGCACCTTTTCCGACCGCCGCTCGAGCCTGAAATCGCCCCGTTCGAGGACCTCGTAGGTCTTTTCGTAAAGCTCCTGCAGCAGCAGCCCTTTCCATTCGGACCAGACGTCGGGACCTACCGCCCTGACGTCGGCGAAGGTCAGCAGGTAGAGCATCTTGAGATTTTCACTCATCCCCATGCTGCGGGCGAACTGGACGATCAGCTTGTCGTCATGCAGGTCGCGGCGCTGGGAGATGTGCGTCATCAGCAGGTGGCTGCGGACCAGGAATTCGAGGCGCTGGCTGTCCTCCTTGCCCAGTCCCAGACGGCGGGCGATGGTCGGAATCATGTCCCCGCCCTTGTTGCAGTGGTCCTTCCCTCCCCCCTTGCCGATGTCGTGGAAGAGCACCGCCAGCAGCATGAGGTCTCGTTTTTCGATATCGTTGGCGACCTTGGTCAGCAGCGGCTTCATATCCCGGTAGTCGCCGCGCCAGAGCTTGACGATCTCCTCGACGGCGAAGAGGGAGTGGATGTCGACGGTGTAGATGTGATAGGCGTCGTGCTGCACCTTGCAGTAGATGTGACCGAACTCGGGGATGAAGTGGTTGAGAAACTGCAGATGGTGCATGTCGCGCAGGGTTTCAGCCACCCGCAGGGGATTGCGCAGGATTTCGAGGAACCCCTCGGCCATGGTCTTCTGGCGTCGGACCCGGTCGTTGATGCGATGCAGATTGTCGCGGATCAGTCCCTTGAGCGGCACGCTCAGCCGAACGCCGTGTCGCTGGGCGAGCAGAAACGCCGTCATCATCTTCGCCGGATCCTTCTCGAAGATGTCCGGCCGGGTGGGCCGCAACTCGCCGCGCAGGGCATAAAATCCGTCATCGAGGGAGCGGCGGGTGAGATAACCGAGAATCCTGAAACTCGACTCGTCCTGCTGGGTCGCCTTGGCGACCAGGCTGGAGGCCAGATGTTCGACGCGGGTGGCGTGGGAATAATAGTCCTGCATGAACTGCTCGACCGCCGGCGCCGTCCGGTTGTCGGCGTATCCGAGGAAACGGGCAATCTTCTCCTGCTGGTCGAAATGCAACTGCTCGTTCTTGCGCCCCGAGATGTAGTGCAGTTCATTGCGGATGCGCCAGAGGAAATCGAAGGCTTCCTCGAACTGTTCCGCTTCCCGTTCGGTCAACACCGCCTTGATCACCAGATCCCGGAGGGTGCGGGACTTGAACTTTACCCGGGCCACCCAGATGGCGGTATGCAAGTCGCGCAGACCCCCTTCGCCCTCCTTGAGATTCGGTTCGAGCAGAAAGACCGACGAGCCGTACTTCTGCAGACGGCGGGTGTTCTCTTCCAGTTTCTCGCGGATGAACGCCTGGGTATTTTTGTTCAGCACCGGATCGAGCACGGAGGTCTCGTACTCCCGGTAAAGGGTCTCGTCGCCGACCAGAAAACGCGAATCGAGCAGAGCGGTCCGGGCCGTGATGTCCCGCTCGGCCATCTCCAGACAATCCTTGGCCGTTCGCACGCTGTAGCCGACATCCAGACCGAGGTCCCACAGCAGGTAGAGCATTCGTTCGGAGATCTGTTCAGCAAGTTTTTTGGTCTTGCCGCTGTAGTAGAACATGACGTCGACATCCGAGCGGGGATTGAGTTCGCCACGCCCATAACCCCCGATGGCAATCAGGGCGCAGGAACCGGCCGCCTGCTCGGGGAGATCGGCCGAGACGCTGCGGTACAGGTTGCGGATCAGGGTATCGGTCAACGAGGTCAGGCTGCCGACGGTAATCCGCCCGGCGACGCCGGCGGCGTGCTGCTCCCGGATCCGCGCCTGGTGGTGCTCGAGAAATCTTCGGGAGGCTTCCAGCAGCATGACGCGCCGGTGCTCGTAGGGGATACCCGAGTCGGTGAGCAGTTCGCGGGAGAAAAAAGATTCGACCTTTTCCGAAATCGGCATGTTCATCTGGCAGCAATCATTTTGAGAGCGGTGGCGTAATTACGCACGCCCTGGGTAATGGCGGCGGCGGTTCGTTCATGATATTGCTGATCGGTCAGCAGGGCCTCTTCGCGTTTATGGCTGATGAAGGCGGTCTCGACCAGAACCGAAGGCATGGTCGCGCCGAGCAGGACGTAAAACGGCCCCTGCTTGACGCCGAGATCCCGGGTGTCCGAATAGTGGCGGCTGAGGCGCTCGATCAGGGATTTTTGTATCTCGGCCGCCAGGCGGCTCGATTCGTTGATCTTCGAGTTGGCCATCAGATCGAAGAGGATCAGCTCCAGATCGCTCACCTGCTTCAGGGAGGTGCCGTTTTCCCGGGCGACGACGGCGGCGGCCTTGTCGTTCTTCGCGAAGTTCAGGTAGTAGGTTTCC includes the following:
- the glnD gene encoding [protein-PII] uridylyltransferase, producing MNMPISEKVESFFSRELLTDSGIPYEHRRVMLLEASRRFLEHHQARIREQHAAGVAGRITVGSLTSLTDTLIRNLYRSVSADLPEQAAGSCALIAIGGYGRGELNPRSDVDVMFYYSGKTKKLAEQISERMLYLLWDLGLDVGYSVRTAKDCLEMAERDITARTALLDSRFLVGDETLYREYETSVLDPVLNKNTQAFIREKLEENTRRLQKYGSSVFLLEPNLKEGEGGLRDLHTAIWVARVKFKSRTLRDLVIKAVLTEREAEQFEEAFDFLWRIRNELHYISGRKNEQLHFDQQEKIARFLGYADNRTAPAVEQFMQDYYSHATRVEHLASSLVAKATQQDESSFRILGYLTRRSLDDGFYALRGELRPTRPDIFEKDPAKMMTAFLLAQRHGVRLSVPLKGLIRDNLHRINDRVRRQKTMAEGFLEILRNPLRVAETLRDMHHLQFLNHFIPEFGHIYCKVQHDAYHIYTVDIHSLFAVEEIVKLWRGDYRDMKPLLTKVANDIEKRDLMLLAVLFHDIGKGGGKDHCNKGGDMIPTIARRLGLGKEDSQRLEFLVRSHLLMTHISQRRDLHDDKLIVQFARSMGMSENLKMLYLLTFADVRAVGPDVWSEWKGLLLQELYEKTYEVLERGDFRLERRSEKVRNRKRKVVELLEEEFGERTVKEVLKTMGTRYLLSHRSAEIVEHVRVLLSRGEKTLVMKIEHEPQGHYSQLTISTLDIPGLFSKITGVMAANGINILGAQIFTQGNGVALDTLQVRSPSGELITNPEKWQRVEDDLVSVIEGRARVDDLVKKRHRPSLLTGRPMPRSPNRVEIDNEVSDEYTVIDIYAHDKVGLLYQITKTLKELGLYIGVSKISTKVDQAADTFYVQDIFGQKITHVEKLVEIRSRLLESLEAD